The following proteins come from a genomic window of Triticum aestivum cultivar Chinese Spring chromosome 6A, IWGSC CS RefSeq v2.1, whole genome shotgun sequence:
- the LOC123127248 gene encoding RNA-binding protein cabeza isoform X2, translating to MNRKPGDWDCRSCQHLNFSRRDLCQRCSEPRSAADRGSVGGALGGDYANFGGRGGGGSSFGTGFGAGSDVRPGDWYCTCGAHNFASRSSCFKCAAFKEEAAVNGGAGGFDGDMSRSRGFGFGAVGGMGAGMGAGAAGGRASRPGWKSGDWICTRSGCNEHNFASRQECFRCNAPRDSGTEV from the exons atgaacaGGAAGCCAGGAGACTGGGACTGCAGGTCGTGCCAGCACCTCAACTTCAGTCGCCGGGACCTATGCCAGCGCTGCAGCGAGCCACGCAGTGCCGCTGACCGTGGCAGCGTCGGTGGTGCTCTTGGTGGTGACTACGCCAACTTTGGCGGCCGTGGCGGGGGTGGTTCCTCCTTTGGTACCGGCTTTGGTGCCGGCTCTGACGTCCGCCCGGGCGACTGGTACTGCACCTGCGGGGCGCACAACTTCGCCAGCCGCTCCAGCTGCTTCAAGTGTGCTGCCTTCAAGGAGGAAGCTGCCGTCAATGGTGGCGCTGGTGGCTTTGATGGTGACATGTCACGCTCAAGGGGCTTTGGCTTCGGCGCTGTCGGTGGCATGGGCGCCGGCATGGGAGCCGGCGCGGCCGGTGGTCGTGCCAGCCGCCCTGGCTGGAAGTCTGGCGACTGGATTTGCACCAG GTCTGGATGCAACGAGCACAACTTCGCCAGCAGGCAGGAGTGCTTCAGGTGCAACGCACCGAGGGACTCCG GCACTGAGGTGTAG
- the LOC123127248 gene encoding RNA-binding protein cabeza isoform X1, which yields MNRKPGDWDCRSCQHLNFSRRDLCQRCSEPRSAADRGSVGGALGGDYANFGGRGGGGSSFGTGFGAGSDVRPGDWYCTCGAHNFASRSSCFKCAAFKEEAAVNGGAGGFDGDMSRSRGFGFGAVGGMGAGMGAGAAGGRASRPGWKSGDWICTRSGCNEHNFASRQECFRCNAPRDSGSATPYENFLH from the exons atgaacaGGAAGCCAGGAGACTGGGACTGCAGGTCGTGCCAGCACCTCAACTTCAGTCGCCGGGACCTATGCCAGCGCTGCAGCGAGCCACGCAGTGCCGCTGACCGTGGCAGCGTCGGTGGTGCTCTTGGTGGTGACTACGCCAACTTTGGCGGCCGTGGCGGGGGTGGTTCCTCCTTTGGTACCGGCTTTGGTGCCGGCTCTGACGTCCGCCCGGGCGACTGGTACTGCACCTGCGGGGCGCACAACTTCGCCAGCCGCTCCAGCTGCTTCAAGTGTGCTGCCTTCAAGGAGGAAGCTGCCGTCAATGGTGGCGCTGGTGGCTTTGATGGTGACATGTCACGCTCAAGGGGCTTTGGCTTCGGCGCTGTCGGTGGCATGGGCGCCGGCATGGGAGCCGGCGCGGCCGGTGGTCGTGCCAGCCGCCCTGGCTGGAAGTCTGGCGACTGGATTTGCACCAG GTCTGGATGCAACGAGCACAACTTCGCCAGCAGGCAGGAGTGCTTCAGGTGCAACGCACCGAGGGACTCCGGTAGCGCCACGCCATACGAAAATTTCTT GCACTGA